The Prodigiosinella aquatilis region TAATCCAGATAGGTGAAAGCGGTAGTTACATGTTTTACACCACTGACTTTACTGGCGATTTCTGCCGCCGCCGCACCTTCACGATGAGTTACTATTCCGAGCAGGAATACTTCGCTGTTTTCCGTGGTAACTTTGACATCGGATGATTTCACTGTGTCACTAGCCAGTAACTGAGAGCGTATCTTGGTTGTGAGCCAGGTATCCATGGAGGCAGTGCCTAATGATATCGGTTTACCTTTACGGATTTCGTTATAAACTTCCGTAGCCCCTTCCACGCCCATAGCGATCTGTTTCGCCCGATTAGACAGTTCCGTATTTGGAGACTGGCCGGTCAGCAGCACTTTGCCTTGATAGGCAGTAGCCACCACACGTGCTTCTTTACTTATTTGAGCATCTTTGCTTAATGCATTGGATACGCGCAATTCCAGCGTTCCGTCATCTACCTGGGTTCCTATTGTTCGCGGATCAGTCGCGGACTTTGTTGCAACGGCGCTGCCGACAGCCACAACCCCGAGACAGCCTTGTAGCAGCAGGGCTGCAGATAGCACGGCAATGCAAGAATATATCCTCATGAGGTGCTCCTTAGTCGTTTTGGTGTGGAAAAAGCGTGTTATCAATTAAATCGCACAGACAGTTGACTGTCAGCATGTGCATTTCTTGTATACGGGCACTACGGTGGGAAGGGATGCGGATTTCCACGTCTTGTTGACCAAGCAGACCCGCCAACTCGCCGCCATCATAACCGGTTAATGCCACAATGGTCATATCCCTTGTCACTGCTGCTTCGACCGCTTTCACAATATCACGGCTGTTTCCGCGGGTTGAGATTGCCAGCAACACGTCCCCGGTCTGTCCTAATGCGCGAACCTGTTTGGCATAGACTTCCTCGTGTAATCGATCATTGGCAATCGCTGTTAAGACCACATTATCTGCACTAAGTGCAATAGCCGGTAAGCTGGGCCGTTCTGTCTCAAAACGATTAATCATACTGGCGGCAAAATGCTGTGCGTTGGCAGCTGACGTACCATTACCACAGCACAGAATTTTGTTACCATTAAGTAATGATTGAACCATGGCGACCGCTGCTCGAGAAATGGCGTCAGGCAGTGCTTCTGCAGCAGCAATCTGAGTTTGAATACTCTCGGTAAAACAGACTTTA contains the following coding sequences:
- the dolP gene encoding division/outer membrane stress-associated lipid-binding lipoprotein, producing MRIYSCIAVLSAALLLQGCLGVVAVGSAVATKSATDPRTIGTQVDDGTLELRVSNALSKDAQISKEARVVATAYQGKVLLTGQSPNTELSNRAKQIAMGVEGATEVYNEIRKGKPISLGTASMDTWLTTKIRSQLLASDTVKSSDVKVTTENSEVFLLGIVTHREGAAAAEIASKVSGVKHVTTAFTYLD
- the diaA gene encoding DnaA initiator-associating protein DiaA; its protein translation is MLDRIKVCFTESIQTQIAAAEALPDAISRAAVAMVQSLLNGNKILCCGNGTSAANAQHFAASMINRFETERPSLPAIALSADNVVLTAIANDRLHEEVYAKQVRALGQTGDVLLAISTRGNSRDIVKAVEAAVTRDMTIVALTGYDGGELAGLLGQQDVEIRIPSHRSARIQEMHMLTVNCLCDLIDNTLFPHQND